The Chiloscyllium punctatum isolate Juve2018m chromosome 28, sChiPun1.3, whole genome shotgun sequence genome includes a region encoding these proteins:
- the LOC140454050 gene encoding uncharacterized protein — protein sequence MARLRVDWPPLVCALSCIALAPVAPGYSFQNCIQSASHNGSFQCVHRFLRRVSSAVSDLPPSALHLNVSHNLLSRLPAGSFGAVPGLLSLRLDYNRISWVDAGAFSNLSRLTVLNLSYNGISWLGPTDLLGLGSLCQLLVDHNRLATVQPDAFAAPSGLQALDMSFNRLGNFSGVVDSVAALRRLTRLDLSANRLRSLRHSAPLPLSLRFLSLRNNSLDALDCRRDFLDRNLTLDVSDNNISRLSDLDLRKVAWLVVRNNPLDVSELLRSGNVDPRRVEYSGLRLGSRSELTELCRHLGNGTIERLLLQSNRISSATLLSLEGCPPVKAWDLSHNSLTADDCLKFITQREPVTSFLLEHNRIQKLSACCSKRAAPYPKLTYLSYRYNRILAVPACAFSHAPGIRSLLLNINNIAVINRTAFAELSQLRTLRLDNNLITDLYQETFSGLARLRTLNLRNNRVSIIFNNVFASLRSLDTLDLGGNKVRSLTGRSFGGLRNLTRLYLDRNSITHIGEEIFSHLPSLRVLDLAKNWIRYNSGLATKAPFVHLGRLGILKLQAQQPYGINIIPPGFFRGLTSLRDLYLGENKMSLSSSRTFEDLVNLRILSMPDTCNGVHSLNPGVFRSLRRLERLDLENVGLRFMSVDIFGGLANLRSLVLGKNAIQTVNSSVLEQLPSLSYLDLRKNPFPCICSNGWFQNWSLSNPRVQVVYFYNQTCANQQSAYLYKFDTRVCYLDIGHLMFEIILPVLLLFTFVPVVYAKGYWHIKYGLYILRSWLNDYRGREESQQSYRYDAFISYNSNDEGWVLQELVPNLENNGPQCFKLCLHHRDFELGKYIIDNIVDSIYQSRKTICVMSRSYLESEWCSMELELASYRLFHELKDVVVLLFLEKIPEAELSTYHKMRKVMKEKTYIQWPTEAEAQKLFWVKVRAAIKGSSRVKDRDAEADS from the coding sequence ATGGCGCGACTGCGTGTTGACTGGCCGCCGCTGGTCTGCGCCCTGTCCTGCATTGCGCTGGCACCCGTGGCCCCCGGCTACAGTTTCCAGAACTGCATCCAGAGCGCCAGCCACAATGGCTCCTTCCAGTGCGTCCACCGGTTCCTGAGGCGGGTCTCCAGCGCCGTCTCGGACCTGCCGCCCAGCGCCCTCCACCTCAACGTCTCCCACAACCTCCTGAGCCGGCTGCCAGCGGGCAGCTTCGGCGCGGTGCCGGGCCTGCTCAGCCTGCGCCTGGACTACAACCGGATCAGCTGGGTGGACGCCGGGGCCTTCAGCAACCTCAGCCGGCTGACCGTCCTCAACCTCTCCTACAACGGCATCTCCTGGCTGGGGCCGACGGACCTCCTCGGGTTGGGGAGCCTGTGCCAGCTGCTGGTGGACCACAACCGCCTGGCCACGGTCCAGCCTGACGCCTTCGCCGCGCCCTCGGGGCTGCAGGCCCTCGACATGAGCTTCAACAGGCTGGGGAACTTCTCCGGGGTGGTCGACTCCGTCGCTGCCCTCCGCCGGTTGACCCGCCTGGATCTGAGCGCCAACCGCCTGCGCTCGCTCCGGCATTCCGCCCCCCTGCCGCTCTCCCTGCGGTTCCTCTCCCTCCGCAACAACTCGCTCGACGCCCTGGACTGCCGACGGGACTTCCTGGACCGCAACCTCACCCTGGACGTGTCGGACAACAACATCTCCCGGCTCTCCGACCTCGACTTGAGGAAGGTCGCCTGGCTGGTGGTCAGGAACAACCCCCTGGATGTCTCGGAGCTGCTCCGATCCGGGAACGTGGACCCCCGGCGGGTTGAATACTCCGGCTTACGACTTGGCAGCCGCTCAGAGCTCACCGAGCTGTGCCGTCACCTTGGTAACGGGACGATCGAGCGCTTGCTCCTGCAGAGCAACCGGATCTCCTCCGCCACTCTCCTGTCCCTGGAGGGCTGCCCACCGGTCAAGGCCTGGGATCTGTCGCACAACTCTCTGACGGCCGACGACTGCCTGAAGTTCATAACCCAGCGGGAgccagtcacatccttcctcttGGAGCACAACAGGATTCAAAAGCTGTCTGCCTGCTGCAGCAAGAGGGCAGCCCCCTACCCCAAACTGACCTACCTGTCTTACCGCTACAACCGGATTTTGGCCGTGCCCGCCTGCGCCTTCTCTCACGCCCCCGGCATCAGGAGCCTCCTGCTGAACATCAACAACATTGCCGTCATCAACAGGACGGCCTTCGCTGAGCTCAGCCAACTGCGGACCCTCCGTCTGGACAACAACCTCATCACGGACCTCTACCAGGAGACCTTCTCCGGGCTGGCCCGCCTCCGCACCCTCAACCTGAGGAACAACAGGGTCTCCATCATCTTCAACAACGTCTTCGCCAGCCTCCGCAGCTTGGATACCTTGGACCTGGGCGGCAACAAGGTCCGGAGTCTCACCGGCCGGTCCTTCGGCGGGCTCCGCAACCTGACCAGGCTCTACCTGGACAGGAACAGCATCACCCACATCGGCGAGGAGATCTTCAGCCACCTCCCGTCTCTGAGGGTGCTGGACCTGGCCAAGAACTGGATCCGGTACAACAGCGGCCTAGCCACAAAGGCTCCCTTCGTCCACCTGGGCAGACTCGGCATCCTCAAGCTGCAGGCCCAGCAGCCCTACGGCATCAACATCATCCCCCCGGGGTTCTTCAGAGGCCTCACCTCCCTCCGGGACCTCTACCTGGGTGAGAACAAGATGTCGCTGTCCTCCAGCCGCACGTTCGAGGACCTGGTCAACCTGAGGATCCTCTCCATGCCCGACACATGCAACGGCGTCCACAGTCTCAACCCGGGCGTCTTCCGGAGCCTCCGTCGCCTGGAGAGGCTGGATCTCGAGAACGTCGGCCTCCGCTTCATGTCGGTCGATATCTTCGGCGGCCTCGCCAACCTCAGGAGCTTGGTGCTGGGCAAGAACGCCATCCAGACGGTCAACAGCAGCGTGCTGGAGCAGCTGCCCTCCCTGAGCTACCTGGACCTGAGGAAGAATCCGTTCCCTTGCATCTGCAGCAACGGCTGGTTCCAAAACTGGTCCCTCTCCAACCCCAGGGTGCAGGTCGTCTACTTTTACAACCAGACCTGCGCCAACCAGCAGAGCGCGTACCTGTACAAGTTTGACACTCGGGTCTGTTACTTGGACATTGGGCACCTCATGTTCGAAATAATCTTGCCCGTGTTGCTCCTGTTCACCTTTGTCCCTGTCGTCTATGCCAAAGGGTACTGGCACATTAAGTATGGACTGTACATTTTGCGCTCCTGGCTGAACGACTacaggggaagggaagagagtCAACAGTCCTACAGATACGACGCTTTCATCTCCTACAATTCCAATGACGAAGGGTGGGTCCTGCAGGAGTTGGTGCCCAACCTGGAAAACAACGGCCCTCAGTGTTTCAaactctgcctccaccacagagACTTTGAGCTAGGCAAGTACATCATCGACAACATCGTGGACAGCATCTACCAGAGCAGGAAGACCATCTGTGTCATGAGCCGCAGCTATTTGGAGAGCGAGTGGTGCTCCATGGAGCTGGAGCTGGCCAGTTACAGGCTCTTCCACGAGCTCAAGGACGTCGTCGTCCTGCTCTTCCTGGAGAAGATTCCGGAAGCCGAGCTCTCCACCTACCACAAGATGCGGAAGGTGATGAAGGAGAAGACCTACATCCAGTGGCCGACGGAAGCGGAAGCTCAGAAGCTCTTTTGGGTCAAAGTGAGGGCAGCGATCAAAGGCTCCAGTCGAGTCAAAGACAGGGACGCTGAAGCAGACAGTTAA